A stretch of the Malus domestica chromosome 08, GDT2T_hap1 genome encodes the following:
- the LOC103441888 gene encoding probable E3 ubiquitin-protein ligase RHC1A, whose product MSLQAHRPRVTVNGIRRMRTHRYFWCQHCQRTIRIASSNPYTILCPYCSTEFNHELDVANPRLADHLITGLEQPPSPAARLLESLSLALDSRLPRARWQTENEDERLSWITLRFDRPPRTPRLQVSASSENVVPRPNYNREDGAFEDAVRDVTGETWTVENDRPGPPPAATSAIRALPLVTVSEGQLANEPSCPVCKEAFEVGGEVREMPCKHVYHSDCILPWLHIHNTCPVCRYELRTAGSCNPNDDYYGDEEEVTESPDIWGWWNHFISFWPFSALVNWTQRYLDNQQRTGDRTWWSLLDDSIGHLFLN is encoded by the exons ATGTCACTGCAGGCTCATCGTCCTCGTGTTACTGTCAACGGAATAAGAAGAATGAGAACACACCGTTACTTCTGGTGCCAACATTGCCAACGTACCATAAGGATTGCCTCTTCCAACCCATATACAATTCTATGTCCCTACTGCTCCACCGAGTTCAACCATGAGCTCGATGTAGCAAATCCTAGGCTTGCCGATCATCTTATTACAGGCCTAGAACAACCACCCTCCCCTGCTGCCCGGTTACTGGAGTCCTTGTCTCTCGCCCTCGATTCAAGGCTTCCAAGAGCTCGATGGCAGACGGAAAACGAAGACGAACGATTGTCTTGGATCACCCTCCGATTTGATAGACCACCTCGCACTCCGCGACTCCAAGTTTCTGCGTCATCAGAAAACGTTGTGCCTCGACCAAATTATAATCGCGAGGATGGCGCTTTTGAGGATGCGGTAAGAGATGTTACTGGAGAGACTTGGACTGTTGAGAATGACCGTCCAGGCCCCCCTCCGGCAGCAACTTCTGCCATTCGAGCTTTGCCATTGGTGACAGTCTCGGAAGGGCAGTTAGCGAACGAGCCCAGTTGCCCCGTGTGCAAGGAAGCGTTCGAGGTTGGTGGGGAAGTGAGGGAGATGCCATGCAAGCACGTCTACCATTCTGATTGCATACTCCCTTGGCTTCACATCCACAATACTTGTCCGGTTTGCCGCTACGAGCTTCGAACAGCCGGCAGCTGTAACCCTAATGACGATTACTATGGAGATGAGGAGGAGGTGACTGAAAGCCCAGATATTTGGGGGTGGTGGAATCACTTCATATCCTTCTGGCCATTTTCTGCATTGGTTAATTGGACGCAACGTTACTTGGATAACCAACAACGTACTGGAG ACAGAACCTGGTGGTCCCTCTTGGATGATTCTATAGGACATTTGTTCCTTAATTGA